The Sulfolobales archaeon nucleotide sequence ACAGCGATCGCTTGAACCTTATTTGCTATATAATCGCTCATGATGAAGGTCATTGGGGCTGCGTGGTTTACACCAACTGCAGCAATACCTCCGAGGGTCACCGAGACGCTTACCTCGCTAAATGCATACACCCAACCCATAAGAGATCCGCTGGCTATGCTTAACTTTGATAGGGGTAATGTGATCCTAAATATAATCCCGATCCTCTTGGATCCCAGGTTCGCTGCTGCCTCTTCAAGGCTTGCATGTATCTGTTGTATTCCAGCATATGCTGCTCTTATAACAAATGGAGCCTTTCTAACGCTATATGCTATTATAATCGATATGGCGAGGGCTTGAACGCTATCTAGATAGTTGAAGCCCAGCATCGATGATAGATCTATGAAGTAATATAGATATCCAAGGGCTATTACGAGGCCTGGGATTGTGAGGGCGCTCATAGAGATAGCATCTATAGCAACGGTTGCAGGGCCTCTAAACCTCTGGGATATATATGCTATAGATATAGCTAGAAGAACCATTATTGCTAGTGCTGCGGTGGAATATACTAGTGAGTTGTAAAGAGCCCTCACAGCAATAGGATCCGCGAATGCTTCTAAAAGGAAGCGGGGGCTTATCTCAAGAGGCACAGGACTTCTAAGCCATGTAGGCCCGGCCAGAGCGAATATAACAACCCCTATCTGTGGGAGAGATGTGAATATAGCTAGTGGGAATGCTACTAGATAGATTAGAAGATAGCCTATAGCCCCCGGCTTTCTGAAAGAGGTATAGGCTCTCCCACCCTTTGATGGCAATGCATACTGCTTTCTACCTGCAAGCTCTCTAGTCACTATGAAAACCGAGATCGCAATTATTAGAAGAATAAAGGCGAGGAGAGCCGTTATAGGGCTTATACTACCAGTAGTGGCCTGTCTAAATGTTGAGTAGATCTCATAGGATATTGTATGCCTGAATTTAAATGCTATGGGTCCACCGAGATCCTCTAGGCTGAATATAAATATTGTTGAAGCCGCAGCCATAATGCCCGGTGTTGAAAGAGGTAAGGTAACTGTTCTAAATAGCGTAAAGCCTCTACCACCTAGGTTTTCGGCCTGCTCCTCAGCTGAAGGATCTTGCGAGAGCATCGATGCACTTATATTTAGATATGCTATCGGATAGAAAGCCATTACCTGAGCCAACACAACACCTGCCATCTCCTGGAAACCAATTCCAAATGGGAGTTTGAGAAGATCAGTCATAAGCCAAGGTATAAACCCATATATAGGGTCGAAGAGCTTAAAAGCAACAAAAGCATTTATAAAAGGTGCTGGGAGCATTGGTATATAGAGCAACAGTCTTAGGAGATTCTTCATGGGAAACACATATCTAGAAACGATCAAGGCGAATAATAGTCCTAGAGCTATGGATATAAATGTTACAATCAAAGCTATTAAGATAGAGTTTATGATCAAACCATAATTGAACCCTCTAATTATATAGATAACACGGCCATCTGGCCTGGTATATTGTGCTATAGGCTCCTGAGCGATATGGGGAGAAAAGTACTTAGGATTTACCGTGAGACTCGATATATCAGCATTAGACGCGGCCGAGAGAACATATGCTATAGGAACTATGAGGAAAGCAGTATAAAATATATATGTACCTACTAGCTGAAAAACCAGAAAGGGTTCCCTTTTAAACAAAGCTCCCCCAGATCATGTTAGATAAATCCCTTATAACAACCTTTTATAGCCGGGCTGGAGAAATATCTTATAATCATGAGCATTTCCTTTCGCAGTATCTATTAATCATTTCCCCTTGTTTTATTCCCCTGATGGGGGTTATATTGAGGAGCACCATTTTCTAGATCATAGCTAAGCATGTCTCCTACAGCATATTCCCACATATATCCCTCATTCATCTATATCTAAGTGCTTATCTACCAAACCTATTATCCCAATCTCTAAGAACAATAGCTCTTAATAACCAGAAGTGATCAAAGATATTTAATAGTTAAATAGGAAACCATATTCTTCGAAGTCAAAGTGTATTAGCTCATTCAGGAGATATATATTGCATGGCTTTATCACCGGAATAGTTAAATATCTATGGAGATTATATTGGATATAACTATCGAGAGACTTGAGAGGTTGGCAATGCTGAGGCTAAGCAGGGATGAGAAGGATGCTCTGGCCAGGGATATAGCTAAAATCCTTGATTTCTTTAAACAGCTCGATGAGGTGGAGTTAGAGAATATAGATCCCCTCTTCCACGTCGTTGAAAAAGGCTCAACCGTTAGGGAAGATATTGTTAGACCCGGTATTAATAGAGATTGGGTTGAGGAGAGCGCATATAGAGTTGTAGATGGATATGTGATCGGGCCTAGAACCATTATTGGTGAGGAGCATGAGCCTCATCAATAAACCTGTGCATGAAGTTATAGAATATATAAGGGATTCTCCAGAG carries:
- a CDS encoding iron ABC transporter permease — translated: MFKREPFLVFQLVGTYIFYTAFLIVPIAYVLSAASNADISSLTVNPKYFSPHIAQEPIAQYTRPDGRVIYIIRGFNYGLIINSILIALIVTFISIALGLLFALIVSRYVFPMKNLLRLLLYIPMLPAPFINAFVAFKLFDPIYGFIPWLMTDLLKLPFGIGFQEMAGVVLAQVMAFYPIAYLNISASMLSQDPSAEEQAENLGGRGFTLFRTVTLPLSTPGIMAAASTIFIFSLEDLGGPIAFKFRHTISYEIYSTFRQATTGSISPITALLAFILLIIAISVFIVTRELAGRKQYALPSKGGRAYTSFRKPGAIGYLLIYLVAFPLAIFTSLPQIGVVIFALAGPTWLRSPVPLEISPRFLLEAFADPIAVRALYNSLVYSTAALAIMVLLAISIAYISQRFRGPATVAIDAISMSALTIPGLVIALGYLYYFIDLSSMLGFNYLDSVQALAISIIIAYSVRKAPFVIRAAYAGIQQIHASLEEAAANLGSKRIGIIFRITLPLSKLSIASGSLMGWVYAFSEVSVSVTLGGIAAVGVNHAAPMTFIMSDYIANKVQAIAVVASLGVILILTELIAIAIVNHITRQRFAAVSIA
- the gatC gene encoding Asp-tRNA(Asn)/Glu-tRNA(Gln) amidotransferase subunit GatC — its product is MDITIERLERLAMLRLSRDEKDALARDIAKILDFFKQLDEVELENIDPLFHVVEKGSTVREDIVRPGINRDWVEESAYRVVDGYVIGPRTIIGEEHEPHQ